The Geobacillus genomosp. 3 genome segment CATTATTATCAGTGTGAATATTTTCTAAAAGGGGGATGGAACGATGAAGCACCGGCTCGGAATCGACATCGACGGCACGGTTACGTGTCCGAGCACGTTCATTCCGTATTTAAATGAGTCGTTTGGCAAGCAGCTCGCCTTATGCGACATTACGCAGTACAATTTGGCGCCGCTATACGGGGCAACGGAAGAGGAAATGGACCGCTGGATGGAGGAAAATGAAGCGGGCATTTATGAACGCGCTCCCCTGGCCCGCTATGCACTTGAGGTAATCGACAGTTGGAAAGACAAATACGAGCTGTTTTACATCAGCGCCCGCGGCCGCCATTTGTACAAGCTCACCGAGCGTTGGTTTCAGCGACATGGCGTTCATTACCACCATATTGAACTGATCGGTTCCCATGATAAAGTCGCCGCCGTCCGCCGATACAAGCTGGCCGCCTTTTTTGAAGACAAATACGATAACGCTTGCGAGATCGCGGAAACATGCGGCATTCCGGTCCTTTTATTCAACACCCCGTACAATCAAGGCCCGCTGCCGGAGAACGTTATCCGCATTAAAAACTGGCTCGAAGCAAAGCGGGAAATAGAGCGGCGTTTACAGCCATAAAAAACATCTCCCACCTCATAATGGGAGATGTTTTTGGCATTGCGGACACGTGCCGTAAATTTCAAATTTATGGTCGTCAATCTCATAGCCGTCGAGCTGCGCGGCAATCTTGTCCATTGGACATACGTCAATATCCTTTGTTTTCCCACACCGGATGCAAATAAAATGGTGGTGATGGCGGCGGGCATCACAGACAAAGCGGAAATGTTTTTCACCGGACAGCTCGGTCATTTCCAAAATGCCGAGCGCGGCAAAGAGCGATAAATTGCGGTACACGGTGTCAAAGCTTAAGCCCGGATACGTAGGGCGAAGCGCTTCAAGCACCTCTTTCGCGGTCAAGTATTTATCGCGGTCGGCAAACAGCTCAAGCATTTGTTTCCGTTTTTCAGTATATTTAAATCCCTTTTCTTTCATTAACTGCAACGCTTCGCCGATATTCATCACTACCGTCCCCTTTTCCATTTTTTCCATCCCAATACGAGAAGCAAGATGGCAACGGCCAACATGACGATTGTCCCGCCTGGCGCCCAATTGAGCTCGTACGCTGCCAACAGCCCGACGATCACCGCCAGCTCCCCGAAGATAATGGAAAATGCGATCGCCTGTTTAAAACTTTTGGCGATACGAATGCTCGCCGCCACCGGCAGCGTCATGAGCGAAGAAACGAGGAGCACACCGACAATGCGCATCGACGCCGCGATGACGAGAGCGACAAGCACAATGAACAAAAAGTGAATGAACTTGGCGCGAACGCCGGAGACGCGGGCGTACTCTTCATCAAAGGAAAGAAGAAACAGCTCCTTATAAAATGCGAAAATGACGGTGGCGGCAATCACAGCGACAGCGGACGCCGCCCAAACGTCAGTGCTGCTCACAGCGCTGACACTGCCAAACAAATATGAAAACAAATCGGTATTAAATCCGTTAGCGATCGAAATCAAAATGACGCTCAACCCAATGCCGGTCGATAAAATAATCGGAATGGCGAGCTCTTCATAATGACGGTAAACAGCGCGCAACTTCTCAATAAGCAGCGAGCCGACAACGGAAAAGCCCATTCCAATGTAAAGCGGATTCCAACCAGCGGCGGCCGGCATCGATTTCCCAAGCAGCAGCCCGGCGGCGATGCCAGCAAGCGTCACATGACTTAGCGCATCCGCGATGAGCGACAGCCGCCGAACAACGATAAACACCCCGAGCAGCGGCGCGGCAAATCCGGTCAAAATACCGGCCAAAAACGCGTTGCGCAAAAATTCATATTGCCATAAGGCTTCCCACACGTGTCATTCCTCCACAATCAACCGTTTTCGTTTCGTTCGTTAATGCCGGTGGGAGAGAACGTGAAGCGGATGGCCGTAAAACCGGGAAATCGTCTCGTCGCCGAGCTGTTCGAACTCTTCGGCATTTCCATGAAAATAGAGACGTTTGTTTAAGCAGGCGATATGGGTGACGCGTTCTGTAATCGTCCCAATGTCGTGCGTCACGAGCACAAGCGTCAACCCCCGGCGGTTCAAATCGCCAAGCAGCTCATAAAACTCGTGCACATGGCGGGCATCAACGCCGACAGTTGGCTCGTCTAAAATCAACAAATCCGGCTTGCTCGCCAGCGCGCGGGCGATAAACACCCGCTGTTGCTGGCCGCCTGACAACTCGCCGATATTGCGCTTCGCCAAGCCGCGCAAACCAACCGCCTCGAGCGCCGCTTCGACCGCGCGGCGGTCTTCTTTCGTCAACAGGCGGAACAAGCCACGTTTGGCTGTCAGCCCGCTTGCCGCCACTTCCTCGACGGTCGCCGGGAAACCGCGGTTAAAGCTGTTCGCTTTTTGCGACACAAAGCCGATCCGATGCCATGCCCGAAACGACTCGATTGGCTCACCGAACAGCAAAATGCGGCCGCGGTCCGGTTTTAGCAGCCCCAACATACATTTAAGCAGCGTCGACTTTCCCGAGCCATTCGGACCCACCAATCCTAAAAACGCTCCTTTTGGCACGGCCAAATGGACGTGTTCAAGCACTTCCTCTTTCTCGTATCGGAACGATACATCCTCGATTTGCACGACAAGCCTGTTTTCCATGGCCGTTCTCCCCTACTAATTCAGAATCGTTACGATTTATGCTCATGTGCAAGTATAGCCGATCATGCCCATTTTGTAAACCTTAATGAATGGCCGATTTAAAACGAGCGCCGCGCACTTCATGCGTCGCCATAATCGTAATGAATGCACTCGGGTCAATTTCATTCACAATCGATTTTAACTTTGTCACTTCCAGACGCGTCACAACGGCATAAATGATTTCTTTTTGCTCGTCCGTATAGCCGCCTTTGCCAAGCAACTTCGTCGTCCCGCGGCCGAGGCGGTGCAAAATGGCATCAGAAACCTCCTCGTAATGATCGGTGACAATAAAAGCAGCCCGCGTTTCATCAAGCCCTTGGATGACCGCGTCGATCGTTTTGGAAGCAATATAGTACGTCATGACCGAATACATGGCCGGCTCGATCCCAAGCACAAACGCCGCCCAACCGAAAATAAACACGTTGACAAACATGACGAACTCGCCAACGGAAAACGGAATTTTTTTGGTTAATAAAATCCCTAAAATTTCTGTTCCATCCAATGATCCGCCATGGCGAATGATCAACCCGACGCCAAGCCCGAGCGTCAAGCCGCCAAAAACAGTGGCTAAAATCGGCTCGGTCGTCAGCGGAGAAAAATGATGAAGCGCCCGTTCAGCACCCCCGAGGATGACAACGCCTAAAATTGTCGACCACATAAACGTTTTGCCGATGTGTTTGTAGCCGAAATACATAAACGGAGCATTCAAGAGGATGACTAACGTGGCAAAATTGAGCAGCCGCCATTCATCGGGAATTACATAATCAAGAATAAGCGATACGCCGATAATGCCTCCATCGATCATTTTATTTGGAACGAGCAACCGCTCAATAGCAAATGCCGCCAATGCGGCGCCGATGGCGATCATCACCATCCGGTACAATATGCGGTTAAACGGCTCTTTTTTATGCTGTTTTGTCGCCAAACTCCCACCCTTTCCCTTTTACTTTCATTTCCATTATACCATACACCCCTTTTCCGTTCACGTCATATGATGGAACAGAAACAAGGAGGGGGCTGCCATGAACCTTTACCAACAGCTCGTGAAACAAAAGTTAAAAACGATCACCCCGGAAGAACTCGTTGCGTACAGCCAAGATTACGGATTGCCAATTACAGTCAGTCAGGCAAAAAAAATTCTTCATCTCGCTCGAACGAATGACATTAACGTCTTCGACCCGCAAGAGCGGAAAAAATGGGTGCGCGAGCTGGCGAAAATCACCTCGCCGGAAATCGCTAAAAAAGCAAACGAACTGTTTTTAAAATTTGTACAAAAAAAATAAAAAGGGCGGAATGCCCTTTTTATTGCGCGTCAGCCACAATTTTCTCACGCAACTGATCGTCAAACGCCTGTGCCCGAAGCATCGCAATTTCATGCTTGTATGGCGGCTTTTTGTTGTTTTTCTCCTCGCCGACATACGGCGTTTCTAAAATTTTTGGAATATCCTCCAACTGTGGATGATGGACGATATAATTGAGCGCAGCAAACCCGATATGGCCGAAACCGATGTTTTCGTGGCGGTCTTTGCGGCTGCCGCGCGGGTTTTTGCTGTCGTTAATGTGCAGCACTTTCAAGCGCTCAAGACCGATAAGGCGGTCAAATTCGTCAAGCACACCGTCAAAGTCGTTCACAATATCATACCCGGCGTCATGCGTATGGCATGTATCAAAGCAGACGGATAGCTTGTCATTATAGGTGACGCCATCGATAATATGTGCCAGCTCTTCAAACGTGCGCCCGCATTCCGACCCTTTGCCGGCCATCGTTTCAAGCGCGATTTGCACGGTCTGTCCGCGCGTCAGCACTTCGTTCAGCCCGCGGATGATTTGCCGGAGTCCGGCCTCGGCTCCGGCGCCGACATGGGCGCCCGGGTGCAACACAAGTTGTTTCGCCCCGATCGCTTCCGTCCGCTCGATTTCGGCGCGCAAAAAATCAACGCCAAGCGCAAACGTATCGCGGTTTGTCGTGTTTCCAATATTGATGATATACGGGGCGTGAACGACGATCTCCTCAATGCCGTGCGCCGCCATATGTTTTCGCCCGGCTTCGATATTCAGCTCCTCGATCGCTTTGCGTCTCGTGTTTTGCGGCGCCCCGGTGTAAATCATAAACGTATTCGCCCCGTAAGAAACGGCTTCTTCACTGGCAGCAAGCAACATGTTTTTGCCGCTCATCGACACGTGTGAACCGATTTTTAACATTTTCTTCTCTCCCTTTTTCTTTTGTTCAGAGCAAAGGCTACGATTTTTTGAAGCGGTCAAGCCGCTTTTTCTTCCTCTCGAGCTCGGCACGCAGCTTTTTCTTATAGCCCGGCTTCACTTTCTTCGCCTTTTTCAGCCTAGCGACCACCGGTGCCAGTTCATCTTCCTTCTCGCCAGCCCGCTTGCCCCGCCGGTTCCACGGAGGAAGCTCCTTCCATTCGCCGCGCACGAGATCGCGATGAACAAATGAAATCCCCATTTTTTCCAATCTGGCAATCGCGTCTTGATCGCCCGGTTCGTAAATGGTGGCCGCAATGCCGCTATAGCCGGCGCGCGCCGTCCTTCCGGCACGGTGAATATAAAACTGCAAATCATCGGGCAGCTCATAGTTGATGACATGGCTGACCCCTTCGATGTCGATGCCGCGCGCAGCCAAGTCGGTGGCAACCATGTATTGAAACTCGAGCTCGCGAATTTGGTTCATCATCTTTTTTCGCTCGCGCGGGGTCAAATCGCCATGCAGCACACCGACTTTCAGCCCTTGCTCCGCAAGAAGGTCGGCGACTTCATCCGCCCTCTTTCTCGTATTAACGAACACAATAGCTAAATACGGATTGTAGCTGACAAGCACATCGTAAAGGAGCTTGACTTTTTCGCGCCCGCGCAGTGGAATGAGCACATGCTCAATGTTTTCATTCGCCGCTTGTTTCGGCTCAATCTGGACGAATGTCGGGTTTTCCATATATTTTTTCAAAAACGGCTTCAGCTTTTCTGGAATCGTCGCCGAAAAGACGAGCATTTGCAACTCTTTTGGCATTCGAGCGGCAATTTGGTCAACGTCGGTGATGAAGCCCATATCGAGCATTAAATCGGCTTCATCGACGACAAGGGTGCGCGCCGTATGCACATCAAGCGCCTGCTCGCGAATGAAATCGTTAATGCGCCCCGGGGTGCCGATGACAATGTGCGGCTGCACATGGAGCTTTTCGAGCGCTTTTTGCTTATCCGTCCCGCCGATGAAGCAGCGAGCAACAATCGTCCGGTCTTTCGGGCAAAATTTCGTGATCTTTAACGTTTCATGATAAATTTGCGTTGCCAACTCGCGCGTCGGTGCTGTGATGACCGCCTGTACTTCCGCACGCTCCGGGGCGATCTTTTCGATGATTGGCAATAAATAAGCATGTGTTTTTCCCGTCCCGGTTTGCGACTGACCGACCATGCTTTCGCCGCGCAACGCCCCCGGAATGATGCGTTCTTGAATTTCCGTTGGTTTATAAAAACGAAGCGCTTGAATGGCTTCGATGATAAACGGTTGAAACGAAAAACGGGTAAACTGCGTTTCCGCCATTAATCCACAACTCCCTTCTGCATGCGCCGCCTCGTTCGCTTCACCATTATAGCGAATGTCGACGGACGGCTGCAACTAAAGACAAAAACAGCAGG includes the following:
- a CDS encoding metal ABC transporter ATP-binding protein produces the protein MENRLVVQIEDVSFRYEKEEVLEHVHLAVPKGAFLGLVGPNGSGKSTLLKCMLGLLKPDRGRILLFGEPIESFRAWHRIGFVSQKANSFNRGFPATVEEVAASGLTAKRGLFRLLTKEDRRAVEAALEAVGLRGLAKRNIGELSGGQQQRVFIARALASKPDLLILDEPTVGVDARHVHEFYELLGDLNRRGLTLVLVTHDIGTITERVTHIACLNKRLYFHGNAEEFEQLGDETISRFYGHPLHVLSHRH
- a CDS encoding metal ABC transporter permease, with amino-acid sequence MWEALWQYEFLRNAFLAGILTGFAAPLLGVFIVVRRLSLIADALSHVTLAGIAAGLLLGKSMPAAAGWNPLYIGMGFSVVGSLLIEKLRAVYRHYEELAIPIILSTGIGLSVILISIANGFNTDLFSYLFGSVSAVSSTDVWAASAVAVIAATVIFAFYKELFLLSFDEEYARVSGVRAKFIHFLFIVLVALVIAASMRIVGVLLVSSLMTLPVAASIRIAKSFKQAIAFSIIFGELAVIVGLLAAYELNWAPGGTIVMLAVAILLLVLGWKKWKRGR
- a CDS encoding DEAD/DEAH box helicase; this translates as MAETQFTRFSFQPFIIEAIQALRFYKPTEIQERIIPGALRGESMVGQSQTGTGKTHAYLLPIIEKIAPERAEVQAVITAPTRELATQIYHETLKITKFCPKDRTIVARCFIGGTDKQKALEKLHVQPHIVIGTPGRINDFIREQALDVHTARTLVVDEADLMLDMGFITDVDQIAARMPKELQMLVFSATIPEKLKPFLKKYMENPTFVQIEPKQAANENIEHVLIPLRGREKVKLLYDVLVSYNPYLAIVFVNTRKRADEVADLLAEQGLKVGVLHGDLTPRERKKMMNQIRELEFQYMVATDLAARGIDIEGVSHVINYELPDDLQFYIHRAGRTARAGYSGIAATIYEPGDQDAIARLEKMGISFVHRDLVRGEWKELPPWNRRGKRAGEKEDELAPVVARLKKAKKVKPGYKKKLRAELERKKKRLDRFKKS
- a CDS encoding YitT family protein; translated protein: MATKQHKKEPFNRILYRMVMIAIGAALAAFAIERLLVPNKMIDGGIIGVSLILDYVIPDEWRLLNFATLVILLNAPFMYFGYKHIGKTFMWSTILGVVILGGAERALHHFSPLTTEPILATVFGGLTLGLGVGLIIRHGGSLDGTEILGILLTKKIPFSVGEFVMFVNVFIFGWAAFVLGIEPAMYSVMTYYIASKTIDAVIQGLDETRAAFIVTDHYEEVSDAILHRLGRGTTKLLGKGGYTDEQKEIIYAVVTRLEVTKLKSIVNEIDPSAFITIMATHEVRGARFKSAIH
- a CDS encoding DUF2624 domain-containing protein — its product is MNLYQQLVKQKLKTITPEELVAYSQDYGLPITVSQAKKILHLARTNDINVFDPQERKKWVRELAKITSPEIAKKANELFLKFVQKK
- a CDS encoding nucleotidase — encoded protein: MKHRLGIDIDGTVTCPSTFIPYLNESFGKQLALCDITQYNLAPLYGATEEEMDRWMEENEAGIYERAPLARYALEVIDSWKDKYELFYISARGRHLYKLTERWFQRHGVHYHHIELIGSHDKVAAVRRYKLAAFFEDKYDNACEIAETCGIPVLLFNTPYNQGPLPENVIRIKNWLEAKREIERRLQP
- a CDS encoding deoxyribonuclease IV, encoding MLKIGSHVSMSGKNMLLAASEEAVSYGANTFMIYTGAPQNTRRKAIEELNIEAGRKHMAAHGIEEIVVHAPYIINIGNTTNRDTFALGVDFLRAEIERTEAIGAKQLVLHPGAHVGAGAEAGLRQIIRGLNEVLTRGQTVQIALETMAGKGSECGRTFEELAHIIDGVTYNDKLSVCFDTCHTHDAGYDIVNDFDGVLDEFDRLIGLERLKVLHINDSKNPRGSRKDRHENIGFGHIGFAALNYIVHHPQLEDIPKILETPYVGEEKNNKKPPYKHEIAMLRAQAFDDQLREKIVADAQ
- a CDS encoding Fur family transcriptional regulator, which codes for MNIGEALQLMKEKGFKYTEKRKQMLELFADRDKYLTAKEVLEALRPTYPGLSFDTVYRNLSLFAALGILEMTELSGEKHFRFVCDARRHHHHFICIRCGKTKDIDVCPMDKIAAQLDGYEIDDHKFEIYGTCPQCQKHLPL